A genomic region of Rhodohalobacter sp. 614A contains the following coding sequences:
- a CDS encoding ABC transporter permease yields the protein MNIIEVFKQAFDSIRANKLRSSLTLVAISVGVFAIISANTAVLVLDTYFKDTLSLMGGDVINISKYPAISMGPTDWDKYRNRQDITIEQMERLDELAATASGIGPNRSYNTTRVAYEEEQTEPNISIEGGNTEFLANNAYDIESGRNFSQADIDYARPVAIIGADVVTALFEQVDPLGKTIRVEGRPYTIIGVTVAKGNVFGQTLDRFVVLPYTHLAGLYGKNQNIGIQVRAGSVDRVADVIDDLTGILRAIRKVDPGEESDFEITTNESLGGVFDQFTGLLYIIGFVIGSIVLLGAGIGVMNIMLVSVTERTREIGIRKAVGATKKAIISQFLMESIAICQIGGVIGILIGVGLGNAAAVWLESSVVIPWSAAIGGVVGMTLVGMIFGVYPAYKAAQLDPIESLRYE from the coding sequence ATGAATATCATAGAAGTTTTTAAACAGGCATTCGATTCGATCCGGGCAAATAAACTTCGCTCATCGCTGACTCTTGTGGCTATTTCTGTGGGCGTATTTGCCATTATTAGTGCGAATACAGCTGTGCTCGTTTTAGATACATATTTTAAAGATACTCTCAGTTTGATGGGGGGCGATGTCATCAATATTTCTAAATATCCTGCAATAAGTATGGGGCCAACCGATTGGGATAAGTATCGAAACCGGCAGGATATTACCATCGAACAGATGGAGAGGCTGGATGAACTGGCTGCAACGGCCTCAGGAATTGGGCCGAACCGATCTTATAATACCACAAGGGTTGCGTATGAAGAAGAACAGACGGAACCGAATATCAGCATTGAAGGAGGGAACACGGAGTTTCTTGCAAACAATGCCTATGATATTGAGTCTGGAAGGAATTTTTCCCAGGCCGATATTGATTATGCGCGCCCTGTTGCCATTATCGGGGCCGATGTGGTTACGGCGCTCTTTGAACAGGTTGACCCCCTGGGAAAAACCATTCGTGTAGAAGGACGGCCTTATACTATAATTGGTGTTACAGTGGCAAAAGGTAATGTATTCGGACAGACTTTAGATCGATTTGTGGTTCTGCCTTACACTCATCTTGCAGGGTTGTATGGTAAGAATCAAAATATTGGAATTCAGGTGCGGGCAGGTTCAGTTGACAGGGTGGCGGATGTAATTGATGATTTAACAGGCATTTTACGCGCAATACGAAAAGTTGATCCCGGGGAGGAGAGCGATTTTGAAATCACAACAAATGAATCACTTGGTGGAGTATTTGATCAGTTTACCGGTTTGTTATATATCATCGGATTTGTGATTGGAAGTATTGTACTTCTTGGAGCCGGAATTGGTGTTATGAATATTATGCTGGTTTCAGTGACTGAACGCACCAGGGAAATTGGAATACGTAAAGCAGTAGGGGCAACCAAAAAAGCTATCATCTCTCAATTCTTGATGGAATCTATTGCTATTTGTCAAATCGGAGGTGTTATTGGAATACTAATTGGGGTTGGCTTGGGTAATGCTGCCGCGGTCTGGCTCGAGTCGAGTGTAGTGATTCCTTGGAGTGCGGCCATTGGAGGTGTTGTGGGCATGACACTCGTTGGAATGATCTTTGGAGTATACCCGGCTTACAAAGCTGCACAATTAGATCCCATTGAAAGTTTGAGGTACGAATAA
- a CDS encoding TolC family protein produces MKRIFYLLTCFLILPLVTIAQTEQISLQEAINIALENNYLLKQAENNLDLTEHNIRSEYADFLPTVSGRVSGSRTAGQQFIFDRFSEGLDPFVDVTSEAVSGSVGADIIIFDGFNNINTLRASQQVQISREESLRRARENVIFTTASRYLQVLLDMQLLEIAEENLVTSQRQVEQVRAQVDVGSRPTVDLYNQEAQVANDELTVTQRQNSLNINKLLLVRQLQIDPLGNYEFVIPEISDNQEANTLAMYNLGDLIDQALLNRSDIKSEVADINNLRYQLKIARGSLFPTISASASISSRYSDQYSLAGADVSFSDQFFDQQVNRSLGLSINIPIFNNWNRMYNIENSKVQLKNAELSLENSRLQVIQEVTQAYNDYSSYLKEFSAAEKSLVASEKAFETQQQRYNVGASTLIELSQAQASYVEAQSNYTQARYNLIFQEKLLDYYLGQITGEDIEF; encoded by the coding sequence ATGAAAAGAATATTCTATCTACTAACATGCTTTTTGATTCTTCCCCTTGTAACTATTGCCCAAACAGAACAAATATCCCTTCAGGAAGCTATTAATATCGCTCTGGAGAACAACTATTTACTGAAGCAGGCAGAGAACAATCTGGATTTAACTGAACATAATATTAGAAGTGAGTATGCCGATTTCCTTCCTACTGTTTCAGGTAGAGTAAGTGGCTCCAGAACTGCCGGTCAACAATTTATTTTCGATCGATTTAGCGAAGGTTTGGATCCATTTGTTGATGTTACTTCAGAGGCGGTAAGTGGTAGTGTAGGTGCTGATATCATCATATTTGATGGATTTAACAACATCAATACACTTCGTGCAAGTCAACAAGTTCAAATATCGAGAGAAGAGAGTTTGAGGAGAGCACGTGAAAATGTAATTTTTACAACCGCGTCACGATATCTTCAGGTTCTGCTTGATATGCAACTTCTTGAAATTGCTGAAGAAAATCTGGTGACTTCTCAACGTCAGGTTGAACAAGTTAGGGCTCAGGTAGATGTTGGTTCTCGTCCCACAGTTGATTTATATAACCAGGAAGCCCAGGTTGCCAACGATGAATTGACAGTCACACAAAGACAAAACAGCCTTAATATCAATAAACTTTTATTGGTCCGACAACTCCAAATTGACCCTCTTGGTAATTATGAGTTTGTGATACCTGAAATATCTGATAATCAGGAAGCCAACACTTTGGCTATGTATAATTTGGGTGATCTGATTGATCAGGCATTGCTGAACCGTTCCGATATAAAAAGTGAAGTTGCGGACATTAATAATTTGAGATATCAGTTGAAAATTGCTCGTGGTAGCCTTTTCCCAACCATCTCAGCAAGTGCCTCAATATCATCTCGTTATAGTGATCAATATTCACTCGCCGGCGCAGACGTATCATTCAGCGATCAGTTTTTTGATCAACAGGTAAACCGCTCACTTGGTTTGTCTATAAACATTCCAATTTTTAATAATTGGAACAGAATGTACAACATTGAGAATTCTAAAGTTCAGTTAAAGAATGCTGAACTGTCATTGGAGAACTCAAGATTACAGGTCATTCAGGAGGTTACACAGGCGTACAACGATTATTCTTCGTATCTGAAAGAATTCTCTGCTGCTGAGAAATCTTTGGTTGCCAGTGAAAAAGCTTTTGAAACACAACAGCAGCGTTATAATGTTGGGGCAAGTACCCTGATCGAGTTGAGCCAGGCTCAAGCAAGTTATGTAGAAGCTCAATCCAATTATACACAAGCACGTTACAATCTTATCTTCCAGGAAAAACTTCTTGATTACTATCTCGGACAAATTACCGGTGAAGACATAGAATTTTAA
- a CDS encoding phage holin family protein, with product MSEQFTNNGKKSKITSDIREYVEKRVQLLTLTITEQVARIMAESFQKVLGMFILSFALFFLWFAVGFLIAELIGSFSAGFAIASLPLFVVGFIFLKSKSKSITEKVQAQLMASILDDIDFEKEAKQDKLEGKKIGQK from the coding sequence ATGTCTGAACAGTTTACCAATAACGGTAAGAAGAGCAAGATAACTTCGGATATCCGAGAGTATGTTGAGAAGCGTGTACAACTTTTGACGCTGACTATTACGGAACAGGTTGCCCGAATTATGGCCGAATCATTTCAAAAAGTTCTGGGCATGTTTATCCTCAGTTTTGCCCTCTTTTTTCTTTGGTTTGCTGTTGGGTTTTTGATCGCTGAACTAATCGGCAGTTTTAGTGCCGGCTTCGCTATTGCATCTTTACCTTTGTTCGTTGTGGGATTCATTTTTCTGAAATCAAAATCCAAAAGTATCACAGAAAAAGTTCAGGCTCAATTGATGGCGAGTATCCTGGACGACATTGATTTTGAGAAAGAAGCGAAACAGGATAAACTTGAAGGGAAAAAAATTGGGCAAAAATAA
- a CDS encoding ABC transporter permease has product MNRFLVSIYEGSKIAISAIWTNKTRAVLTTTCIVIGIVSVTAMNTISDGIDRSFEESMDMLGRNVVYVAKWPWGFGGEYKWWEYRNRREMKISYVDDIRELAPSASSVSASASRRTSVKYGDRIADNVGLSGVTQSYFQTAGLDIEDGRAFSESEVNRAAKVIILGGSVVDVLFPNDEDPLGKNVRINGQRFTVIGLLERQGSFLGLEDTDNQIIVPITAYGTMYSLRYGIQLAVQFPNEESLEDGEFEVIGAMRQIRQLDPLEENDFAINKAALFEQEFQGMKVAIYGIGIFLTGLALFVGGIGVMNIMFVSVKERTKEIGIRKAVGAKPWEILLQFLMEAIVICLVGGVIGVILSIGVTELINQFFVAYLNWSTVLNAILICAFVGILFGYIPSRKAAKSDPIESLRYE; this is encoded by the coding sequence ATGAATAGATTTCTAGTCAGCATTTACGAAGGTTCAAAAATAGCCATATCTGCAATTTGGACAAACAAAACCCGTGCAGTTTTAACAACTACCTGCATTGTTATCGGGATTGTTTCTGTTACGGCCATGAATACGATTTCTGATGGAATTGACAGATCATTTGAAGAAAGTATGGATATGCTTGGCCGCAATGTGGTGTATGTTGCTAAATGGCCATGGGGTTTTGGAGGTGAGTATAAATGGTGGGAATATCGGAATCGCCGGGAAATGAAAATTTCTTATGTGGATGATATTCGGGAACTTGCGCCATCGGCTTCCAGCGTATCAGCCTCGGCAAGCAGGAGAACTTCTGTTAAATATGGAGACAGAATTGCGGATAATGTTGGACTGAGTGGTGTCACACAAAGTTATTTTCAAACAGCAGGATTGGATATTGAAGATGGAAGGGCATTCAGTGAATCCGAAGTAAACAGAGCTGCAAAAGTAATTATTTTGGGAGGAAGCGTTGTAGATGTGCTATTTCCGAATGATGAAGATCCCCTTGGTAAAAATGTTAGAATTAATGGCCAGCGTTTTACGGTAATTGGGTTGCTGGAAAGGCAGGGTAGTTTTCTGGGGCTAGAGGATACAGACAATCAAATCATTGTGCCGATAACGGCTTATGGAACTATGTACAGCCTCCGTTATGGGATACAGCTGGCGGTGCAGTTTCCGAATGAAGAATCTTTGGAAGACGGAGAATTTGAAGTGATTGGAGCGATGAGACAAATTCGTCAATTAGATCCGCTTGAAGAGAATGATTTTGCTATTAATAAAGCCGCCCTTTTTGAACAGGAATTCCAGGGAATGAAGGTGGCCATTTACGGAATCGGTATCTTTTTAACGGGATTGGCATTATTTGTGGGTGGAATTGGTGTTATGAATATCATGTTTGTTTCTGTAAAAGAGCGAACGAAGGAAATCGGTATCAGAAAAGCAGTTGGCGCCAAACCTTGGGAAATACTGCTTCAGTTTTTGATGGAAGCTATTGTGATCTGTCTGGTCGGAGGTGTAATCGGCGTTATTCTTTCAATTGGTGTCACTGAATTGATCAACCAGTTTTTTGTGGCGTATTTAAATTGGTCTACAGTACTGAATGCCATCTTAATTTGTGCATTTGTTGGAATTCTCTTCGGATACATTCCTTCAAGAAAAGCGGCCAAATCAGATCCAATCGAATCACTTAGATACGAATAA